ATCGCGGCAACGGTATTATGACGGCTCCTTCTGTTCAGCGGCTCGCCGATCTTTGCCCCAATCTGATTGGCTTGAAAGATGGCAAAGGCGACATTCAGTCGTTAAACAAAATTATCAAAACGGTTGGCGATCGCCTGTCCTACATCGGCGGTGTTCCTACGGCTGAAATCTTTGCTGAAGCCTATCTCTCTATTGGCGTGAATACTTACTCCTCTGCGGTGTTCAACTTCGTGCCTGATATGGCCGTTACCTTCTATAAGGAATTGCGTAAAGGAAATAAAGACGTTGTTAAACAAATCACCAACGACTTCTTCATTCCGTTTGTAGACTTACGTGATCAAAAAGCAGGCTATGCCGTCAGCTTGGTTAAAGCCGGCGCTGCCCTAATAGGTCGCCCAGCAGGCGATGTACGAGCACCGTTGGTTATGCCTTCTTCTGCTGAATGTAAAGAGCTAGAGAAACTCATTGATCGTGTTAAGAAGTGATAACCACTAAGTGACAATAAATCAATAATGCACGCAAGAGGTTAACTGATGATGATATCTAAGAAGGTGGTTGCAACCGTTGGCTCAGCTACAGTGCTAGCAGCACTGGCCATCCATTCTGGGGTTGTCATGGCTCAAGAGGGCCAGCTCCGCGGTAACATTAGGGTGGTGATTGGCTCTACGTCTACCGGGGGCGATACCTATCAAAATGCCAGCATTGTCGTTGACCGATTAGCTGAGCGCCTTGATCTCAACATGAAGGTAGATGCGGTTGGGGCAAGCTCCGCTTTTCGTACCCTGGATAGGGACTCTCGCGGCAATACGTTGATGATCTTTCATGACCAGTCATACCTTGGGCATCTCTATGGTGTCCAGGGATATGACGATGTTTTCGAGAAGTACATCATTGGCCCCACGATCTCGATTAATCCGGGTAATGCCTATCTAGTGCCTAAGGACTCTCCTTATGAAACGCTTGATGACATTATCGCGGCGGTAGGCAGTGGCGAGACGGTTCGCGTTGCGATTCAGCCTGGTGGTGTTTCTGAGATCGGCTTTAGTGCCTTGAAAAACGCGATTGCTATCGAGCATCCGGGGCAAGAAGATAACTTGGTTGCCGTCAATACCGGCTCTCAGTCCGATAAAAATCAGCAGCTTTTCGATGGCCAAGCCGATGTGATCAATGGCAGCGTTCAGGCCAATGAGCAGTACACACGCTTGCCTGAAGATGATCAGAAAGCCATGCGGTTTATCTGGCTAACGGCTCGTCAGAGCACGATTGAGCAAGCCAATGAAGAGGGATTAGGTCAAACCACTCGAGAGCAGTTGCTTGAGTATGTTGAGCCTAACGTCCATGTGACGATGGGGGGCGACGCGGCTGAAGACGAGAGCTTTACCTTCGATAAAGAGTTCTTCTTTCTTTACAACAAAGATATGGACGCAGGCATCGTAAGCCAGATTGACGAAGCGCTTGCTGAAATCTATGCGGAAGGAGAAATTCAAGAAGTCCTACAGAACTCTTTCTTTATCCCCGACTTTAAGCCTTCAGAAGAAGCGACTGAGTACTTGCACGATAAAATGTCTCGTTACGAAGAAATCATTAATAACATTAATTAAACGCGGTGAAGCTAGCGGCTTAAAGCCGCTAGCTTTTTGTATGCCGAGAATGATAAGCATGCGGCCCATCAATGTCTGGAGCTAGTATGGAGTCAGGTCTAACCAGTTTATTAAACGTTTCGATAGATTTCGAGACCTCCCACTTATTCTTTCCGAGAATTATCCACTGGATGATGGGTGGCCTGTTTGCCCTGATTTTGTTAACCAAGGTAGCGCCTTTTTTAGTGGCTGTGAAACGAGGCGAGCGGACTCTACCGATCGTCGGTGAGCCGATGGATCGCTTGCGTTTTTTTGGCACTCTTATCCTTATAGCGGCGTATTTTTACCTGATGGCCGTCGTAGGCGATCTTTTCCCGTATACGGGCTATGGCTTTCTATTTGTCTCAATGGCTTTCGTGCTTCTTATGTCACTTCTGTATGTGCATGAGTGGACGAAAAGGTCAGTGACCATCATCGTCATTAATGCTGTTGTCGCCCCTAGTTTAGCCTGGTTCGTTCTCGCCAAGCTGTTCACCATCACGTTACCGTGACCTAAGCGAGTACCGCCATGGAATTTCTGTCACTGCTCGACCTTAATTTTTTTCTTCTCGTCGGATTTGGAACGCTAGTTGGTATCATCTTCGGCGCTATTCCCGGCATGACGGCGACGATGGCCGTCGCCGTTTGTTTACCGCTGACCTATGCGTTAGGGCTTAACTACGGTTTAGCGCTACTTCTGGGTCTCTATGTAGGCGGTATTTCTGGCGGCATGGTGCCTGCCGTGCTGCTCAATATCCCGGGCACGCCATCGTCTATTACCACCACGTTTGACGGCTACCCGATGGCCCGCAAAGGCGAGGGTGAAAAGGCGCTACGAATCTGTGTTGTTGCTTCTGTCGTTGGTGGCCTTATTAGTGCCGCCGTGCTGTTTCTTTTTGCTCCTGTGCTAGCAGATTTTTCGATTAAGTTCTCTTATGTAGAGAAGTTTCTCATTATTCTATTGGCTTTGAGCGTTATAGCCTCTCTTTCAAACAGCATGCTGGTGGGTATCTTCAGCGGTGTGATTGGCATCTGGCTTAGTTTGATTGGCGACTACAGTATTTCAGACGGCGGTAATGGCCATACCCGGTTGATGTTCGACTTTATGGAGCCTTACTTATTTGAAGGATTTTCACTGCTTCCGGTATTGATCGGTATTTTTGGTATATCCGCGATTTTGCTAGACGCTGAAAAAGGCGTTCGTAGCGATGTGAGTAACAACGAGCGTATGAAGGTTGGCAAACAGAGCCCCTTTTCTCTGTCGATCTTCAAAGGTAGCTTTGTGAATTTAACGCGCTCCTCTTTTATCGGCACGTTTATTGGCATATTGCCGGGTGTTGGCGGCAGTGCTGCATCGGTATTGGCCTATACCCAGGAGAAAAATCTGGCGCGCGACTCTTCTCAAATGGGTAAAGGCGCACCTCAAGGATTGATCGCCTCTGAGTCAGCTAACAATGCGTTAACCGGCGGTGCGCTTATTCCGCTGCTGTCGCTAGGTATTCCTGGTGACGCCACGACGGCGGTGCTTATTGGTGCTTTTACTCTCCAGGGTATTCAAGTAGGGCCGCTGTTTATCCCAGAAAATACCGAGACGTGGTACGTCATGATGACGGCACTAATATTTGCCAATATCGTCATGTTCTTCTTAATGTTCTATGCCATTAAATACATTGCCAAGGTGGTAATGGTACCCAAACATATTCTCTATCCCATCATTGTCATGATGTGCGTGGTCGGCGCTTATGCGATTAATTACGGCATTATGTTCGATGTATGGACGCTGCTTATCTTTGGCGTATTGGGCTATGTGATTCAGAAAATCGGTTTAGAAGTTGCTCCGCTTATCATCGGCTTTATCTTGGGAAGCCAGATAGAAGTCTACTTTGTTAAAAGCCTCGAATCTTTTGGCACTTACTCCATCTTCTTTACCAAAAGTCCGATTGCAATGGTGCTTTGGGGGTTAATCGCGGCC
This DNA window, taken from Vreelandella profundi, encodes the following:
- a CDS encoding tripartite tricarboxylate transporter, which codes for MESGLTSLLNVSIDFETSHLFFPRIIHWMMGGLFALILLTKVAPFLVAVKRGERTLPIVGEPMDRLRFFGTLILIAAYFYLMAVVGDLFPYTGYGFLFVSMAFVLLMSLLYVHEWTKRSVTIIVINAVVAPSLAWFVLAKLFTITLP
- a CDS encoding ABC transporter substrate-binding protein, translating into MMISKKVVATVGSATVLAALAIHSGVVMAQEGQLRGNIRVVIGSTSTGGDTYQNASIVVDRLAERLDLNMKVDAVGASSAFRTLDRDSRGNTLMIFHDQSYLGHLYGVQGYDDVFEKYIIGPTISINPGNAYLVPKDSPYETLDDIIAAVGSGETVRVAIQPGGVSEIGFSALKNAIAIEHPGQEDNLVAVNTGSQSDKNQQLFDGQADVINGSVQANEQYTRLPEDDQKAMRFIWLTARQSTIEQANEEGLGQTTREQLLEYVEPNVHVTMGGDAAEDESFTFDKEFFFLYNKDMDAGIVSQIDEALAEIYAEGEIQEVLQNSFFIPDFKPSEEATEYLHDKMSRYEEIINNIN
- a CDS encoding tripartite tricarboxylate transporter permease; the encoded protein is MEFLSLLDLNFFLLVGFGTLVGIIFGAIPGMTATMAVAVCLPLTYALGLNYGLALLLGLYVGGISGGMVPAVLLNIPGTPSSITTTFDGYPMARKGEGEKALRICVVASVVGGLISAAVLFLFAPVLADFSIKFSYVEKFLIILLALSVIASLSNSMLVGIFSGVIGIWLSLIGDYSISDGGNGHTRLMFDFMEPYLFEGFSLLPVLIGIFGISAILLDAEKGVRSDVSNNERMKVGKQSPFSLSIFKGSFVNLTRSSFIGTFIGILPGVGGSAASVLAYTQEKNLARDSSQMGKGAPQGLIASESANNALTGGALIPLLSLGIPGDATTAVLIGAFTLQGIQVGPLFIPENTETWYVMMTALIFANIVMFFLMFYAIKYIAKVVMVPKHILYPIIVMMCVVGAYAINYGIMFDVWTLLIFGVLGYVIQKIGLEVAPLIIGFILGSQIEVYFVKSLESFGTYSIFFTKSPIAMVLWGLIAASVVFSIIMGFKSRARQKMELSQAADNK
- the kdgD gene encoding 5-dehydro-4-deoxyglucarate dehydratase, which translates into the protein MKFSKEAVTNAIGDGLLSFPITDFDSQGRFDEASYRKRLEWFISHEISAVFVAGGTGEFFSLSLDEYREIVRVAVEVIDGRLPVIASAGLSVEAGVAFAKAAEEAGADGILLMPPYLTECPQDGLVEYARQVCDSTELNVIYYNRGNGIMTAPSVQRLADLCPNLIGLKDGKGDIQSLNKIIKTVGDRLSYIGGVPTAEIFAEAYLSIGVNTYSSAVFNFVPDMAVTFYKELRKGNKDVVKQITNDFFIPFVDLRDQKAGYAVSLVKAGAALIGRPAGDVRAPLVMPSSAECKELEKLIDRVKK